DNA from Candidatus Poribacteria bacterium:
GAGAACCGCGGAAGCGCGCCTGCAGCAGGCGGAGCTTGATATCCAACTCCAGAGGGAGCAATCGGCAGTTCAGATTCGTCAAGCGGAGGAATCTCTCGCTGAAGCCAAGCAAAGACTCGTCCAGTTAAAGGAACAAATTCGCCTTGAAAAGATAGCGAATGCCCGCGGCGTGTTAGATGCTGAAAACAATCTCAAGATTGCCAACATTCGATATAGTTTGCTAACCTCTGATGAGGTGCGGGAGGAAAATAGGCAGCGCGCGAAAAACTCCTTGGAACAGGAAGAAGCAAACTTAGAGTTGGTAACAGCAGAACATGAGAGAAATACGAAACTTTACGAGAAAGAACTCATTTCACAAGCGGCATTGGAATCTTCACAGGCACAACTTAAATCAGCACAGGCGCGGCATCGGTCCGCTGAAGAAAACCTAAAACTGGTAGAGAAGCCTGCTACTGAAGCTGAACTTGAATTGGGTCAAGCCGATATTAGAAAGGCAGAATTCAACCTTGAAGTCGCTAGAGAACGGGTGGAGGCTGAAGCCACACGAGACATGGATATTAAACTTCAGGAGCAACGGATTGTGCAAGCTGAAGAGTCTTTGAAACTCACAAGGGCGAATCAGAAACAGATTGAGCGTAGGGAACGCGACCTGGAGACCGCTCGCTCATCGGTCAAACGCAGTGAAACGCAGTTGGAACTCCGTCGAATTGAGTATGACGATACGACCATCAAGGCACCCATCTCTGGAACGATTCTTGAAAAACTGGTTGAAGAGGGACAAGTGATTACTTCACGCCTCTCCTCAATCGCCTCAGAAGAAGGACAGACGCTTGTCACGATGGCAGACCTTGACACTGTCTATGTCGTAACAGAGGTTGATGAAACCGACATCGGTAAGGTAGAGATAGGACAACCGGTGACCATCACAGTCGAAGCCTATCCCGATACACCGTTTCAGGGTGAGGTCTTGAAAATCGCTCCCTTGGGACAGGCGATTCAGAACGTGACAACTTTTGAAGTAACCTCCGAGTTGAAAAACGTCAAGGCTACCCAATCACCACAAGGCTTCGGACGTGGTGGTGGAAGGGGACAAGACGGCGGGTTCCGTGGCGATATGGCGAATATGACTGATGAACAACGCGCACGTTTCCGGGCAATGCGCCAGCAACGCCAAGCGGAAAATGACGGTGCTGCGCAAACCCCAACCCCTGCACCTGATACCACCTCCTCGCAACCCTCCGAAGAAACATCTGTTGCGGAGACAGAAGAAACTGATGAAGAAGACGATTGGGGTGGACTTTTCGGCGGATTTTTTGAGGAAGCACCGGCTGTAGAAGCACCGACACAACCTGAACCAACAGAGACTGAGGATATGAAGATACCGTTCCTCAAACCCGGCATGAACGCTTCTGTGCAGATCTCAGCTGTCAACAGAACAGACATTCTCACCCTTCCACCCGAAGCGGTTCTTGATATGCGGGGCAGGAAAATGGTGCGGATTGTTGGTGAAGACGGTCAACCCGGGAGGCCGCAA
Protein-coding regions in this window:
- a CDS encoding efflux RND transporter periplasmic adaptor subunit codes for the protein MIGKLGKWKIVAIVGAVLLVVAAVAVGRIIFTNANGTNSAEATEIKTAMVERGNIAVTIDATGTIKPLNIVKVSSKASGKILELKVDAGDYVEKDEIIAVIETTYVQISLEQAEADVRTAEARLQQAELDIQLQREQSAVQIRQAEESLAEAKQRLVQLKEQIRLEKIANARGVLDAENNLKIANIRYSLLTSDEVREENRQRAKNSLEQEEANLELVTAEHERNTKLYEKELISQAALESSQAQLKSAQARHRSAEENLKLVEKPATEAELELGQADIRKAEFNLEVARERVEAEATRDMDIKLQEQRIVQAEESLKLTRANQKQIERRERDLETARSSVKRSETQLELRRIEYDDTTIKAPISGTILEKLVEEGQVITSRLSSIASEEGQTLVTMADLDTVYVVTEVDETDIGKVEIGQPVTITVEAYPDTPFQGEVLKIAPLGQAIQNVTTFEVTSELKNVKATQSPQGFGRGGGRGQDGGFRGDMANMTDEQRARFRAMRQQRQAENDGAAQTPTPAPDTTSSQPSEETSVAETEETDEEDDWGGLFGGFFEEAPAVEAPTQPEPTETEDMKIPFLKPGMNASVQISAVNRTDILTLPPEAVLDMRGRKMVRIVGEDGQPGRPQPIVTGVSSFEKIEVISGLAEGDVVAIGGFMAGGGGGRSAEWRQRMMNPASTMRRMTGGGRGR